Proteins encoded by one window of Dendropsophus ebraccatus isolate aDenEbr1 chromosome 4, aDenEbr1.pat, whole genome shotgun sequence:
- the THUMPD3 gene encoding tRNA (guanine(6)-N2)-methyltransferase THUMP3 has protein sequence MAEVEVVADILTEVTLDDPIPSDAAASESPLVTIGATVPTGFEFTAAAEVEEKLGCSCKISKDRGKIYFEISMETLPQVHRLRSVDNLFVVVQEFTDFPFKEVKEAALQDFQELAAKLSWEKALKTWELNNNLKKKKKRKKTNGCSKEKKQAASGCEVPSGDGPSKAIEDPAAAGQEECKTTDNQAEDTSDNTESNDTYPDVSNVLKFRVTCNRAGDKHSFTSNDAARDFGGAVQEHFQWKADMTNFDVEVLLNISYNEMLVGIALTEESLHRRNITHFGPTTLRSTLAYGMLRLCDLEPSDVVIDPMCGTGAIPIEGVSEWPACFFIAGDNNMNAVNRTASNIGSLLRKQQGIDCAPQGLPIDTTHWDISHLPLRSGSVDVIITDMPFGKRIGSKKKNWDLYPACLREMSRVCRAGTGRAVLLTHDRKCFIKALAKAGHLWRKMHTVWVNIGGLHAGVYLLKRTTLDFSDGSSERLEENQPLSPSSPAKEE, from the exons ATGGCTGAGGTTGAAGTTGTGGCGGACATTTTGACAGAAGTGACGCTGGATGACCCCATTCCCAGCGATGCAGCAGCCTCTGAAAGCCCCCTGGTGACCATTGGAGCCACAGTGCCAACAGGGTTTGAGTTCACAGCAGCTGCAGAAGTAGAGGAGAAGCTGGGATGTTCCTGTAAGATCAGCAAAGACCGTGGAAAAATCTACTTTGAGATCAGCATGGAAACATTGCCTCAG GTTCATCGACTTAGGTCAGTCGACAATCTCTTTGTTGTCGTACAAGAATTCACAGATTTCCCTTTCAAGGAAGTAAAG GAAGCTGCACTTCAGGATTTCCAGGAGTTGGCTGCAAAACTGTCCTGGGAAAAGGCACTGAAGACGTGGGAGCTAAACAACAacctgaaaaagaaaaagaagagaaagaaaaccaaTGGCTGCAGCAAAGAGAAGAAACAGGCAGCATCAGGTTGTGAGGTACCATCAGGAGACGGCCCCTCCAAAGCTATAGAGGACCCAGCAGCCGCAGGGCAGGAAGAGTGTAAGACTACTGACAATCAGGCAGAGGACACAAGTGACAACACAGAGAGTAATGATACCTACCCTGATGTCAGCAATGTCCTCAAATTCCGTGTGACCTGCAACCGGGCGGGAGACAAACACAGCTTCACATCCAATGACGCTGCTAGGGACTTTGGTGGAGCGGTGCAGGAACACTTCCAGTGGAAGGCAGATATGACTAACTTTGATGTGGAG GTTCTACTAAACATCAGTTATAATGAAATGTTGGTGGGAATTGCACTAACTGAGGAGAGTCTGCACCGCAGAAACATCACCCACTTTGGGCCCACTACACTTCGCTCTACTCTGGCTTATGGGATGCTCAG GCTCTGTGACCTCGAACCATCAGATGTTGTGATTGATCCAATGTGTGGAACTGGGGCCATCCCTATAGAG GGTGTGAGCGAGTGGCCCGCATGCTTCTTCATTGCTGGTGATAACAACATGAACGCAGTGAACAGAACAGCGAGCAACATTGGCTCCTTACTAAGGAAGCAGCAGGGCATAGACTg TGCCCCCCAGGGACTTCCAATAGACACCACCCACTGGGACATTTCTCATCTGCCTCTGAGGAGCGGAAGCGTGGATGTTATAATCACAGACATGCCATTTGGAAAGAG AATTGGATCAAAGAAGAAGAACTGGGACCTGTACCCAGCCTGTCTCAGAGAGATGAGTCGTGTGTGTCGGGCTGGAACAGGACGAGCAGTTCTCCTCACTCATGACAGGAAATGCTTCATTAAG gccCTGGCCAAAGCTGGGCATCTGTGGAGGAAGATGCACACGGTGTGGGTGAATATAGGCGGCCTGCACGCTGGCGTTTATCTGCTGAAAAGAACCACCCTAGACTTCTCTGACGGCTCTAGTGAGAGACTAGAGGAGAATCAGCCCCTAAGCCCCAGTTCACCTGCCAAAGAAGAGTAA